In Nitrospira defluvii, the genomic stretch CCTGTAGACGAAATAGGACCCGTGCGATTCCGCACATCACAAACCTCCGAGGCTCACCACAAGCAATGGTGCAATAAGCAAGTTCTCCCCAATCTGCTCCGCAGTCGATCAGGCTTATCCCATCCACTCCCGCAGGCCGAGCCAAGGCCGGCTCCGCAACCTCGCCCGGCACGTCACCGCCGATTGGCACGGTAAAATTAGCGTGTCACCCGCCACCTTTCGCCAAGCCGATTGGATAAATTCCGGTCACTACCTGAATTTTGTCTAGTAGCTTCCCTTGCAATCTTCAGGCATGCGGGCGTATACCACCAGGGTGAATTACTAGGGCCATACGAAACGGGATGGCCATCCACTCACGTGTATGAGGAGAGACGCATTCATTCCGAGGACCGGGATGGGGAGGCAGAGACTACCAGGACGGTAGAACGCAGGAGGACGTCGTGAACGGTCAGAACCTCGATTGGAAACACTCTTCATTCAGCGCGCTGGACGTCAACAACCAGAAATACAAACGCTTAGCAGTGGCGTCTGCGATGTTGTTCCTCGGCGTAGTCGGCTTGCTGATCTACCAGATCATCCAGGGCATCAAGTAAGCCCCACAGCAGATCAGTGGCGTTGCGGCCCCAGCGTGCCCTGTGCTGCCTCACGCGGCGACACCTCGCGTAGTTTGATCGCCCGCAGAAAACATGATCTGATTGCAATCCCGCGCGAGTCAGCCGTATCATCGCGCATGCTCGTGCGATTAAGTCACCCAAACCGCGAAATCGAAATCAAAGGGCCCAAGCGCACCAAGGATCTGTTGCGCGAACTCAACCTCGTCATGGAAGCGCATCTGGTCATCCGGGGCGATGAACTCGTGACCGAAGATGAGTGGCTGGCCGACGTCGATCAGGTTGAAATCCGGCCGGTCATCTCCGGCGGCTCAGTCTGAGTCATAAGTGCTGAGTTATGAGTGTTCGGTCTCTCGTTCCATCCAACTCAACACTGTTGTACCCATGAACTGCACCAAATGCCCGACCAGTACACGAGCGGTGATCGGCCTCCCGCGCCACAACGCCGCCTTCTGTAAAGCCTGCTTCATTACGTTTGTCCATGAACAGGTCGCCCGTGCGATTAAATCGTTTAAGATGTTGTCGCCCGAAGACCGCATTCTCGTGGCGGTGTCCGGCGGCAAAGATAGCCTGGCGCTGTGGCATATCCTCCTCACGCTCGGCTATCGCGCCGATGCGCTCTACGTCAATCTCGGCATCGGCAGCTACTCCGAAGAATCGCACCGGAAAGTCCGGCACTATGCCGACACCGTCGCCGCGTCGTATGGCGCGAAACTCCTGGTGCATGTGGTCGAGCAGGAGGCCGGAGCCGGCATTCGGGAGTTGGCGACGATTCTGCATCGTCCGACCTGCTCAACCTGCGGAACTATCAAGCGTTATCAGTTTAATCGCGCAGCGATCGAACAGGAATACGATGTGATGGCCACAGGCCACAATCTCGATGATGAAGCAGCACGGCTTCTAGGCAATGTGCTGCACTGGCAGAATGACTATCTGGATAAGCAGAGTCCGACCCTGCCGGCCTCAGTGGAAGGGTTTGCCAAGAAGGTCAAGCCCCTGTGTCGTCTGTCCGAGCGGGAAATTGCGGCCTATGCCGTGGTAAATCGTCTCGACTACATCGTCGAGGAATGCCCCATGGCCAAGGGCTCCAAGATGATCCTGTACAAGGAAGTACTCAATCGGCTGGAAACGGAGTCGCCCGGGACCAAGCAACGCTTCTACTGGGGCTTTCTCGACAAACAAGCCAAGCCCGATGAGCCAGCCGAGTCTATGGCGGACAAGGACCAGCGTACCCTCGTCCCCTGCGACTCCTGCGGACAACCGACCACCGCCGGCACCTGCACCTACTGCAAGATGATGGCGAAGGCCAAGACGGCCGCACCACGGTGACGGTAGATTTGTCCATCCCGTTCGAACCTCGGCGCATTTCAGCTTCCGTTGTACTTTTACGCCACATACTTGCGCGGTTCTGGCGGCAGGTTGGCGGGGCGATAGGGCAGTTGGGCCTTGTCGCAGCGCTGTTGAACGCTGAGATGGATCGCCCCTGACGGAGGGATGGCTCGAACCGCGGGACGGGCGGTAACAAAGGGGGGCTTGAAGGAGTCGTGCATCGGCATCATCAACGGATCGCCGCTGACCGCTGGTGCGCCATTCGGGGCGAAAGCGCGGTCGCCGAACAGGAGGCCATGGGCCTGCACCTTCGTGAGCATCCAGGCGAGCGTGAGGTCGGAGAGCCCGGTCTCGTTGTACCCGCCGCCGATATCGGCATGCACTCCGGCAAACCAGACCTGTTCGATCCCTTCGCGGGCATCCCACAGAGTCGGCGTGAAACTTTCCCGTTTTTCATCGATCGCCAGGGCGTGATACCCGAACCGCACATTCGGATGTAAGGCGGTGTCGTAGAATCGAAACAACAGGTGGTCCAGCGGGCTAAACAGCGAAATGGGAATCCCGAGCGCTCCAACCGTATCCCACACACCGATCACTTCAATCGCCACATCCTGACTCCGATAATCCTTCCAAAATTGAGCCGTCACCGCAGCACTGTTGCGACGGTACACGTCGAAGGCATGACTCGCACAGGCGTCGTTGAAACAGGACGTAGCTGGAATCCCGCAACGCGTCAGCATCCCCCCAAGACTCCTGGCTGTGAAGGCACCCCGGCTGAATCCAAACAGGTACAGGCGATCACCGGCTTCATATTGTTCGCTCACGAATTGATAACAATCGCGCAGCTTGAGCTCGAGACCTGCTCCAGTGGCTCCTTCCACCACCCGCACGGCCCAGATACCAACGGCGCCGACACCGTCGTCGTACAATGCGACCTGACCTTGAAGCCGTTTGACCCGCGTCGTAGGTGAGCGTACCTGCATCTCGCCGGCCAACAGTGCGAACAGCTTGTAGACGTTCGTATCGGCTGGCGTGAAATCTTGCAACGCCACGTCGTCGGCAGCGGGATGATTCCACGTGCCGTCGGTACAGACGATGATGTTCTTCGGCATCGACTCATCCCTCGCTGCGTCGCCCTAAGACCGTCGCGAAGCTTTTGCAGCGGATGCACGTGGCTTCCGCGCAGCGCGGTACTGTTGCCGCTGGGTGTCCCATCCCTCCCGCTTGGCCGTCTCGGTCAGCGTCTCGATCGACACCGGTTTCGTCACACAGCGCGCAGCCAAGTGCGGGAGATCGATCTCAGATGGCGAGACGATGTAGAGGTGCCGCAATGCGGTCAGGTCGGCCGTGGTCTTCTGCTGATACTGGTACCCAATAATGATCAGATCGGCACTCTGATAAAACTCACTGGTGCCGTGGATATAAATGCTGGAGATGATCTCGCCGTGGGGTGCCGGGAGGTACCACGTGTGCTTGCTCGGCGGATTGTCCCTGCCGATGTTACGGAATGTGCCGTCCAAGAAATCAAATTGCAGGGCACCTACAATGTCACCGAACGACACCGATACGGCAACCAACGGATTGGCGCCGATGGCAAGCGTGGCGTGAGTATCGCCGGTGAGCGCGCCACCGACGACCTGGGTTTGCCCACCTGGACCGCCACCGGGAGGATAGGCCAGGCGGACGCCGTCGATTCGATCCCCGGCAAACACTTCTATCGTAGAGAGCGGTTGGATCGGTGCCGGCGGATTGAGACGCCACCAGGGCCGGACCGGTATCGGCGAGTAGTCCGACGATCCACAGACCGCGCTGTAGATTTCACGATGCAGCACCGCATCAGCCTGCCCTGAAGTGCAAAAGGGCCACAGATTCCGAAAGTCCAGCACCTTGAGCGTCATCCATGTGAGGAAATTATTCTGGTCGTTCCACGCCGTCACATTGTAGTGATAGCCTAAGGAATAATTGATCGGATCGTTGCCGGAATTGCAGAATTGTACGTAGGCATCTTGCGCGGCGCCGAACTCACTCGTGCGTCGTCCATATTCCCTTCCGAACGTGGTATCCACCCACTGACACGCGTCTTGGATGAACTGATTCATTTCCTTCGTCGCCACGGCCACATCGGCATCGGTCCATCCCCAATCTGTACCATGCAGCACACCGTCTCTGAGCAGCGCGAGATACAGATTCACCGCTTGGGCGTAATAGGGAAGCAGCGCCACCTCGTACCCCTGCGTCTGAAACTGCGGCATCTGTTGAACGAAATTGAGCTTCGCACTGGTCCAATTCTGCGAGATGTTCGACGGGTCCTTGGTCGTGATCGCATCCTGGTAATCTTGGATCGAGCCCTTGAGACCTTTCAACGTTTGGGCCTCCAAATTCTCAACCAACTGTGTGAGATCCTGCTGGACGAGCGCTTGTACCTGATCCTTGATCTCGTCCCAGACGTCTTCTTGATCGCTCGGCCATAAGATATAGACCAAGCCGCTGAGCAGGGATCCCACTTCGGGGACCATGCCCAAGGCGCTGGCGATGACGTTCATCGCCGTGTTGTTCCAGTCGTTGATATCGGTGGGAGCCGGGGCGCTTTGCGTGGGTGGTTGAAGGACGGTAGACATGCGGACCTCCTTTTTGGGAAGTGATCGACCGCATGCCCACCGGAGGCATGCGTCGCCTCACTGACAGCAAGAAAGAAGTGACACTACCTACGTTTTCCAACGGAACTGGACAGGCGGGCAAACGATAATCCTCTTCGAATCGAAAACCAAACAGTATTTCGGCCCTGACCGATCGACCATGGTTTTTCTAC encodes the following:
- a CDS encoding ATP-binding protein, with the protein product MNCTKCPTSTRAVIGLPRHNAAFCKACFITFVHEQVARAIKSFKMLSPEDRILVAVSGGKDSLALWHILLTLGYRADALYVNLGIGSYSEESHRKVRHYADTVAASYGAKLLVHVVEQEAGAGIRELATILHRPTCSTCGTIKRYQFNRAAIEQEYDVMATGHNLDDEAARLLGNVLHWQNDYLDKQSPTLPASVEGFAKKVKPLCRLSEREIAAYAVVNRLDYIVEECPMAKGSKMILYKEVLNRLETESPGTKQRFYWGFLDKQAKPDEPAESMADKDQRTLVPCDSCGQPTTAGTCTYCKMMAKAKTAAPR
- a CDS encoding MoaD/ThiS family protein; its protein translation is MLVRLSHPNREIEIKGPKRTKDLLRELNLVMEAHLVIRGDELVTEDEWLADVDQVEIRPVISGGSV
- a CDS encoding insecticidal delta-endotoxin Cry8Ea1 family protein: MSTVLQPPTQSAPAPTDINDWNNTAMNVIASALGMVPEVGSLLSGLVYILWPSDQEDVWDEIKDQVQALVQQDLTQLVENLEAQTLKGLKGSIQDYQDAITTKDPSNISQNWTSAKLNFVQQMPQFQTQGYEVALLPYYAQAVNLYLALLRDGVLHGTDWGWTDADVAVATKEMNQFIQDACQWVDTTFGREYGRRTSEFGAAQDAYVQFCNSGNDPINYSLGYHYNVTAWNDQNNFLTWMTLKVLDFRNLWPFCTSGQADAVLHREIYSAVCGSSDYSPIPVRPWWRLNPPAPIQPLSTIEVFAGDRIDGVRLAYPPGGGPGGQTQVVGGALTGDTHATLAIGANPLVAVSVSFGDIVGALQFDFLDGTFRNIGRDNPPSKHTWYLPAPHGEIISSIYIHGTSEFYQSADLIIIGYQYQQKTTADLTALRHLYIVSPSEIDLPHLAARCVTKPVSIETLTETAKREGWDTQRQQYRAARKPRASAAKASRRS
- a CDS encoding DUF2235 domain-containing protein, producing the protein MPKNIIVCTDGTWNHPAADDVALQDFTPADTNVYKLFALLAGEMQVRSPTTRVKRLQGQVALYDDGVGAVGIWAVRVVEGATGAGLELKLRDCYQFVSEQYEAGDRLYLFGFSRGAFTARSLGGMLTRCGIPATSCFNDACASHAFDVYRRNSAAVTAQFWKDYRSQDVAIEVIGVWDTVGALGIPISLFSPLDHLLFRFYDTALHPNVRFGYHALAIDEKRESFTPTLWDAREGIEQVWFAGVHADIGGGYNETGLSDLTLAWMLTKVQAHGLLFGDRAFAPNGAPAVSGDPLMMPMHDSFKPPFVTARPAVRAIPPSGAIHLSVQQRCDKAQLPYRPANLPPEPRKYVA